ATGAATGCGGCGATGCAGAAGCGTGCAGCCCGAAAGGCCAGGCGCTAATGCGCTACCTGCTCGACACCAACATCGTCAGCGCTTGGGCGCGGAAAAGCTCGTCGGCCCTGATGCTCAAGCTGGCGCAAACGCCACCCGCGGGATTATGCGTATGCACCCTGGTCGAGCACGAGCTGCTCTACGGCTTCGCACTCATGCCCGGGACTCGGGCGGAAGCGATGACCCTGCGCCTGCTCGAGCTCCTACCGAGCCTCCCTTTCGGCAGCGCCGAAGCCAGGCGGGCCGCGACTATGCGCGTAGCACTCGCCCGCGCGGGCAAACCGATCGGCCCCTACGACACGCTGATCGCGGCGACCGCGCTGGAGCATGGGCTGACGTTAATCACGCACAACACGCGCGAGTTTCGGCGCGTGGAAGGCCTGGCCGTCGAAGACTGGCTCGCTTGAAACATCAAGTCCGTAGGCTAATGGTATGGACTCCTCCCCTC
The Pseudomonadota bacterium DNA segment above includes these coding regions:
- a CDS encoding PIN domain-containing protein — its product is MRYLLDTNIVSAWARKSSSALMLKLAQTPPAGLCVCTLVEHELLYGFALMPGTRAEAMTLRLLELLPSLPFGSAEARRAATMRVALARAGKPIGPYDTLIAATALEHGLTLITHNTREFRRVEGLAVEDWLA